The Eurosta solidaginis isolate ZX-2024a chromosome 4, ASM4086904v1, whole genome shotgun sequence genome includes a window with the following:
- the LOC137251382 gene encoding obg-like ATPase 1 isoform X1 → MPPKKQEEPERKPLIGRIGTNLRIGIVGVPNVGKSTFFNVLTKSAAPAENFPFCTIDPNESRVPVPDERFDFLCEYHKPASRVPAYLNVVDIAGLVKGASEGQGLGNAFLSHISACDAIFHLCRAFEDPDVTHIEGEVDPVRDLDIISEELRLKDEEKLLQNLDKLEKVVARGGDKKLKPEYDAMLKIKGILVDEKRHLRFADWNAHDIETLNKYMFLTSKPVIYLVNLSEKDFIRKRNKWLPKIKEWVDKYDPGAVIIPFSGAFEHTLVEKDDLERKQYEEEVKCKSMLDKIIVTGYKALQLEYFFTAGADEVKAWTIQKGTKAPQAAGRIHTDFEKGFIMAEVMHFNDFKEEGSEAAAKAAGKYRQQGRNYAVEDGDIIFFKFNAGAGLKDAKKK, encoded by the exons ATGCCACCAAAAAAGCAAGAAGAACCTGAACGCAAACCATTGATTGGGCGTATTGGCACAAACTTGCGCATTGGTATTGTTGGTGTACCCAATGTAGGCAAGTCAACGTTCTTCAATGTACTGACTAAAAGTGCTGCACCAGCGGAGAATTTCCCCTTCTGCACAATCGATCCGAATGAGA GTAGGGTACCAGTGCCTGATGAGCGTTTcgattttttatgtgaatatcATAAGCCAGCTTC gagggtgccgGCTTACCTCAATGTCGTTGATATTGCCGGTTTGGTTAAGGGCGCGTCTGAAGGTCAAGGTCTAGGCAATGCTTTCTTGTCACACATTAGCGCTTGTGATGCTATTTTCCATTTATGTCGAGCTTTCGAAGATCCTGATGTTACACATATTGAGGGTGAAGTAGATCCAGTGCGTGATTTAGACATTATTTCCGAGGAACTGCGCCTCAAGGATGAAGAAAAATTATTGCAGAATTTAGATAAACTAGAGAAAGTTGTGGCGCGTGGTGGCGACAAAAAGCTAAAACCCGAATATGATGCAATGTTGAAAATTAAGGGCATATTGGTGGATGAGAAAAGGCATTTAAGATTTGCCGACTGGAATGCTCATGAT ATTGAAACGCTTAACAAATATATGTTCCTTACATCGAAACCAGTGATTTATCTGGTAAATTTGTCGGAAAAGGACTTTATACGCAAAAGAAACAAATGGCTACCAAAAATTAAAGAATGGGTTGATAAATACGATCCAGGTGCCGTGATTATACCATTTTCTGGCGCTTTTGAGCATACACTGGTTGAAAAGGACGACCTAGAGCGTAAGCAGTACGAAGAGGAAGTTAAATGCAAAAGCATGTTGGATAAGATCATTGTTACTGGCTATAAAGCTTTGCAACTAGAATACTTCTTCACAGCTGGTGCGGATGAAGTTAAGGCATGGACAATACAG AAAGGCACCAAGGCACCACAAGCTGCAGGGCGTATTCACACCGATTTCGAGAAGGGTTTCATTATGGCTGAAGTAATGCATTTCAACGATTTTAAAGAGGAAGGTTCAGAAGCGGCTGCTAAAGCAGCTGGAAAATATCGCCAGCAAGGGCGTAATTACGCTGTTGAAGATGGTGAtataattttcttcaaatttaatGCCGGCGCAGGTCTGAAAGATGCCAAGAAGAAATGA
- the LOC137251382 gene encoding obg-like ATPase 1 isoform X2: MRTINTRNSWVPVPDERFDFLCEYHKPASRVPAYLNVVDIAGLVKGASEGQGLGNAFLSHISACDAIFHLCRAFEDPDVTHIEGEVDPVRDLDIISEELRLKDEEKLLQNLDKLEKVVARGGDKKLKPEYDAMLKIKGILVDEKRHLRFADWNAHDIETLNKYMFLTSKPVIYLVNLSEKDFIRKRNKWLPKIKEWVDKYDPGAVIIPFSGAFEHTLVEKDDLERKQYEEEVKCKSMLDKIIVTGYKALQLEYFFTAGADEVKAWTIQKGTKAPQAAGRIHTDFEKGFIMAEVMHFNDFKEEGSEAAAKAAGKYRQQGRNYAVEDGDIIFFKFNAGAGLKDAKKK, encoded by the exons atgagaactataaacactcgaaatagttg GGTACCAGTGCCTGATGAGCGTTTcgattttttatgtgaatatcATAAGCCAGCTTC gagggtgccgGCTTACCTCAATGTCGTTGATATTGCCGGTTTGGTTAAGGGCGCGTCTGAAGGTCAAGGTCTAGGCAATGCTTTCTTGTCACACATTAGCGCTTGTGATGCTATTTTCCATTTATGTCGAGCTTTCGAAGATCCTGATGTTACACATATTGAGGGTGAAGTAGATCCAGTGCGTGATTTAGACATTATTTCCGAGGAACTGCGCCTCAAGGATGAAGAAAAATTATTGCAGAATTTAGATAAACTAGAGAAAGTTGTGGCGCGTGGTGGCGACAAAAAGCTAAAACCCGAATATGATGCAATGTTGAAAATTAAGGGCATATTGGTGGATGAGAAAAGGCATTTAAGATTTGCCGACTGGAATGCTCATGAT ATTGAAACGCTTAACAAATATATGTTCCTTACATCGAAACCAGTGATTTATCTGGTAAATTTGTCGGAAAAGGACTTTATACGCAAAAGAAACAAATGGCTACCAAAAATTAAAGAATGGGTTGATAAATACGATCCAGGTGCCGTGATTATACCATTTTCTGGCGCTTTTGAGCATACACTGGTTGAAAAGGACGACCTAGAGCGTAAGCAGTACGAAGAGGAAGTTAAATGCAAAAGCATGTTGGATAAGATCATTGTTACTGGCTATAAAGCTTTGCAACTAGAATACTTCTTCACAGCTGGTGCGGATGAAGTTAAGGCATGGACAATACAG AAAGGCACCAAGGCACCACAAGCTGCAGGGCGTATTCACACCGATTTCGAGAAGGGTTTCATTATGGCTGAAGTAATGCATTTCAACGATTTTAAAGAGGAAGGTTCAGAAGCGGCTGCTAAAGCAGCTGGAAAATATCGCCAGCAAGGGCGTAATTACGCTGTTGAAGATGGTGAtataattttcttcaaatttaatGCCGGCGCAGGTCTGAAAGATGCCAAGAAGAAATGA